CTTTGCACCCGGAGCAGCACCATGCCGGAGAATAAAGCCGGCACTTCAAGATTTTCAAGCCTTACATCTTTTGCACCATGCAACACAGCGGCTTTCATTGTTTTTGCCATATGGTTATATGAAATTTAATTATTCCTGATTAAAATTTTTACGAACCGAACAAAATGCCCTTTTTCAAAATTGCAGATTTCTAGAAATTCAGAAGTTTGTTCAACCAAAGTTAGTAATTAACCTTCTCAGATGTTATTCAAAAAAAACTTTTGGAAAGTTTCATCAGCCTCCTATCTAATGGTTCAGACCGATGGGGCGTTCCGATCCATCGCTAAAAACTTAACGATTTTATTTTGTCTCTTGTGAAGTAATAAAGAATTACCTTGTCCGACTAATTTTTGCTTTCCCTCTCTTTATTCAGCTTCTTAACAATTAAAAATAAATACCATGAAATTTATGTTGAGCTGGCGTCTTCATACAGAAAAAAGGCACGACGCACTTAAAGGTTTTTCCAAAATGACAGCTGCAGACGATAAAGCAGATTTCGGGAAAAATATCCGGTTAATAGGTCGCTGGCACGATTTAGCAGGTGGCACCGGTGTTGCTATTATTGAGTCTGACGACCCAGTGGCAATGGCTAATTACGCACTGAACTGGAATACAGTTCTCGATGCGACAGTTACTCCGGTTCTTGATGATGAAGAAACAAGAAAGCTGGGCAAATCGAGGAAATAAATGATCCTTTCATTTATTTTTATTTGAGCCATACTTCATCGTAAAAATTGGGCATATAGTTAGTTATAACAACAAATTGTATTGAAGAATATTTCCTCAAGATGGTGAATGGTTTGGATTAAGGCCAGGTACAAAATTTTGGACTGGAGAAGCTTTCTTCTTTTTACAGAAATTCTCTTTTCTGCTTAACTTTTCTTCTCCCAAAATTCGCGTCTCGCGAATTATTCTCCGGATAAGATTAAAAAAACCCGTGTGATAAGGGTTAAGGTTAACGGTTTTATAATAAAGTAACTTTTGTCAAACATTTCTAACCAGTTGCAATAAATCAACTTTTTTTCACATTTTTAACTCCCAAATTTGTACCTTACTAATTGTCCTTCAGGATACGATTAAAAAAACCCGTGAGATAAGGGTTAAGGTTATTGATTTTATAGTAAACCAACTTTTTTAAGAAATTTTCATTTTGGTTGCGACAAATAAGAATTTTTTTTCCAAAAATAAAAACTTTATTATTATTTTTGGTAGATATAATATCCTTCCAAATATCTTTCCCAATCTTTTTTGACCTCAATTATTTATTTGAAATAGCTATTCACACAAAACAAAGCAATGGATAATTTTGATCATTTTATTATAAGCGGATTGCACGGTATTTCCGCTAATTCCCCGTTCCTAAACGATTTCATTTTTTTGTTTCTGAAAATGCCTTTTTAAAGGGAGGAATTATAGTGTCGTTATTGTGGTTTTTTTGGATGAATAAGGATAAAGACCTGGATGAAAAAAGAAAAAAGGTTATCACGGTATTAATCTCCTGCCTAATTGCCATTGCTTTTGGAAGACTACTTGCAAGGCTTCTTCCTTTCAGGCAAAGGCCTGTTCTGGATTCATTGTTAACTTTTTTATACCCTGACCCACACATTGCTGATGGCCTCCATTTA
Above is a window of Bacteroidia bacterium DNA encoding:
- a CDS encoding DUF3303 family protein, which produces MKFMLSWRLHTEKRHDALKGFSKMTAADDKADFGKNIRLIGRWHDLAGGTGVAIIESDDPVAMANYALNWNTVLDATVTPVLDDEETRKLGKSRK